The DNA segment AACTAATGAAATCAAATACCAAACAACATTCATGAGACCTgcctgcaaaacaaaaaaaaaaatcaatgtgatTTAGTTTAAAATATCTGTTCAAAATTACCTTAACTAGCACTCTCTAATCTTTTGGAGCTTTGGCACAAGTTGGAGCTATGCAAGAAGAATGAAATCAGAGGCCAAATGGTTCCATACCCCTCCATATCAAAACTCACTGAGATAATGGAAACATCAGGATGCACATGGGGGCACTGCCACCAAAAGAAATACAATTGATGTACTGTGCATGGAGCCTAATTAGTTACAATACCCAAGTGATTTGTAAATGTTTTGTAAAGTTTCTTAATGGAATATTTCTCAGAAGCTGAATGCATCCCATCATGAATCCTTTAAAAGGGAGCTCTAAACATTAATGCAAAGTTAGTCACAGTAAATGTACATGTAACTACATCCTTCAGAGGCAAGGCTGTAATTTTATTACATTAAGGGCATCAGACTTTCTTTTTACTGAAAACAACAGAATCAAAATCATCTTCATTCAGGCCTTTCTTCCACTTACCAAGGAAACTGCTTTTAGTCCCTTTAAAAGGGCAAAAGTCTCTCTTGTTGTTGATGTAATTTAGAGATTCTGAGGTACTCTGACTACATGACTATTCTTTGGAACAACTATTATCCTTTTACATTATAATGACTTTCCTGTTCTTCCAATGAAAGGCTGGTGAGAGACAAATTCTTAGGTCTGAATGTCTGTAACACATTatttcagtccatatattatgttTACCTCAACTatgaaaattggcaaaaatagaaaATTGGATATCTTATGTGCTATCAAGTGGGCAAGATAGCACATTGTccttaaattatatttttaacaCAAACTACAACTGGTTCAATTTATAATCTGCCATGCCTCTATGAAGTATGGGGGTCATTATTATTCATGTTGCCATCAATGAAATTATattaattgcttttttttttattatttgttcacaggatgtgggcattgctggcaaggccatgttcattgtccatccctagttgtcctgagatggTGGTGGACCACCTTCTTCAACACTACAGACCTTGTGGTGATAGTGCTCCCatgatgctgttaggtagggaattccaggatattgacccaacaacgatgaagaaatgcaatatatgtccaagtcagaatgacATATGACTTGgaagagaacttggaggtgatgttgttcccatgacattgctgataATTAACTAAGACTGCCCAATAAAACCTGTTAAAAAAAGTCTTCAGAGATTTTCTTCGGAAAATATAATGCAGGAAAATGGGCTAACATAGTACTCACAGTGACTTTTGCAGTCCATCAGGATAGATAGAAGGGTTAAGATTGCAAGCTAAACTCAGCATTTCAAATAGTGTGCTGCTTCTTAACAGTACGTATGGATAGCTGCAGCATTAGGTATGACCCTAACCCCTTGATAGAGAGGTTACATGTACAATCTTCTCATCTGGACGTGGCAGCATGACCAGTTTAGCCAACTGACTTCAAATCTTCAACGAAATAACCTTTAATTTGAAGTTAATGTATTTTTGCCATCTTCATATGGGTCCTGTTTGATCTGCTGAGAGCTCCCTCAGAGAACCTGACAGCAAAGTTGTGTTGAGTACCCAAGATTAAGCATTAGATAGGTATTAAGAGGAAATTATAATCATCCTCACACCATTTTTGTCCAAAGCATCTGTTATTACTAGAATGGTCAGTTGCCATGCCTCCATAACCTTGTGGCATGTCAACCTGACAAAATGAAAAAGATAATCCAGCTATCCTATTGATTAAATTAGATTTGAGCTACCCAAATCCAAACTGCTGGTTCCCTCAGAGTTAGGTTAATATGTTACACAATACTGCAAATTCACTGTCGAACTCTGACTTCAGAATCATTAATTTAGATATTTGAAggtactgaaaaccaacaatagttTATTTATAATCTTATTTAGTATTTGAACTACAAATTCTGGATCTAGAATTGTTTAAAAGATCATGGGTATGtggatttttttgtttttttttacaagtaAAGCAATCTTCACAGAATGATTCTGTTTGTAAATATAGAACAAGATGATACATGGAAAATAAAAGATTTAATATAAATCTACCTCTAATACTGCATTCCCTGTCATTACCAGTTGTAAGAGCTCATGAAATAACAGAAAGAGACAAAACAGACTGAATTTCACCACTAGAATTCACCATAAAAACCCCATGTGAAACATAATCCTTACAAAATATCTGAACAGCCCCTTAGAGAATCAAAATCTCCTATGAAAAACATGGTGATGACTAAATTAATGGGCGCAGCATTGTATGTCAAATCAGTGTTTAGAATACACATAATTGTCTCTGTTTTAGATCACaatagaattattttttaataaataaacCTCTTTAAAGACACTTCTTTTAAACAGTAGAATCAGCTTTGTCCTGTTTGTCATTTGTAAATTTGTGTGTTTTTTCCCCCACTCATATTTGTGTCTCTTGTACATTGTCCTTAGAGTTCACTCGCATCAATAATGGTTCATGCACAGAGCTGTGTAGTGAGTTTATCGTGTTTACTGTGGTGGTGTGGTTGAACGGAGCTTTATAAGAGTTATAGTGGTTCATATGCTCATGCTCTATAGCGGGCATGGTCAGGTGACTCTCCACGGCAGTACTTCCTGCGATGTCATCATCTACATTGATGATCTCGATGGTCCTGGTGGGAGCATGGTGATTCTGGTGGTGGTGCTGCTTGCGCATTTTGTAAAAAATGATTAACATCACTGCTGCCATCAGTGTGATGGCTACAAAGCAACCAATAATGATCTTGGTGGTTTTCATCACCTCATCCAGGCCAGGCATGAGATTTCCTCCTGCATCAGTAATAGCGACTGTGACTGTTTTCTCCGTTGACTTTGTGCTCCGAGGAGTCAAGGAGGTTGTCACAAAGGTGATATCCCAGTCACTGAAAGGTGTAGGTCTCAATTTGTCATCCGTCGTGTGTACCTGTACAGATGGTTCCATAGTCTCCACTGTGACAGTTGTGAAATAAGTGAAGGTGCTGTTTTCTGTAGCAGTCACATTTAGTGTAGCTGATGCTGTCGTATTCCCTGCAGAATTACTCACCAAACACGTATACAGCCCCGTGTCCTGGGCGGTCACATTTGTAAAATTTAACGTGCCATCGTTAAGCACGGAAATCCGAACCTTGTATGCTCCATGAGTCATTATTGTGCCATTTGGAGTAATCCAACTCACTGAGGTCATGGAGGTTGATGCTCGACATTTTAATTCTGCAGCCATTCCCTCAGTCAGATTGAGGTCTGTAGGAGCCTCTACAATAACTGGAGCATAGCAGTTGAATTTGTTCTGGTCCAGTTCTCCAATATAACTCCCTTTTAAACTAGGGGGCGTGTGACAACGAGCACAACATGTCGTGTTGGAGGGCACAATCTCTTTCAGCCACCAGCTGAGCCACAGGATGTCACAATTGCAGCTCCATGGGTTGTGATGCAAGTGGACCCGCTCAAGATGGTGAAGAGGTGTGAAGAGGTCATGAGGCAGCAAAGTCAGGTTATTGTGCGCCAAGTTAAGCTCTATTAGTGACTGAAGGTCATCAAAGGCGTTCCTTTCAATCACCTGGATCTGAGCATGCATCATCCACAGTTTCTGCAGGTTAGTCAAACCCTGAAAGGACCCCGGTCGGATTAGTGAAAGACGATTCCCCGATAGTTCCAGTTCCTCTAATTTTATCAGAGGTGTGAGGTTAGGGATTTCCTGAAGATTACACATCCCGAGATTCAAATATCTTAAATTTGACAGACCTTCAAAGGCTCTGTCAGAGATGCGTTCAAGTCTTTTTAGTTCACCTAAATCTAATCTCCTAAGAGAAGGAACTCGATTGAAAGCGTACGATGGTATGCTTTCAATTGGATTATTCCTCAACCACAGTTCCTTCAGTTTGGATAGGTACTCAAAAGCTCCACTAGGGATGGTGGAAAGGCGGTTGTCAAACAGCTCCAGGGTGTTGAGATTTGTCAGGCCATTGAAGGCCCCAACCTCAATCTGTCGGATGTGGTTCTTACTTAACTGTAGAATCTCTAGGTGCCTTAAATGCTTGAAGCTGTCAGCTTTGATGACTTGgatcccgttttcttgcaggttCAGGTAGCGCGTGTTGATGGAGATGCTATCTGGCACTTCCCTCAAGTTCCGGCGTGTACAAATCACTTTGCTAAACTGATTGCTACAGGAGCACACAGAAGGGCAGGTCTGAGCTCTGACCAAACCGGCCACCACGAGAAGTTGTAGAgccaacagcaacacaaataaGGGGTCGAGTATGGCCCTGTTAAACTTTGGACCTATCATCATCTGCTGTGGATGCAATGTCATCTTGTTCAACATTCATAATTTATTGGATGTTTGTTTTCTGAGTTCAATTTATTACTgtaatctgaaaaaaaaatgaaaaaaggaATTAGTACTCTGAACCAGCATATCACTACACCATTTTGTAACCTCATCTCATGACTCTTTTCCTGTTCAGTGCTTTCTTTGCTCAGTGCTTTCACAATATGCCTGCATTATTTCCCATTGTGTTCTGATAGAACATACTGAGCTGCCTTAAGGCCATCTCCAACTGACATCTGAACCACAATATACCTCCACAGAACCACAAACAAGGGTTTAAAACTGTAAAAAAAAGTTCTGTCTATTCTTTCATTTTATATTTCAGTTTCAAAAACAGGACGAGGGTAATTCTCTCTCCTGGCAGGCAAGACTCATCCTAGACAGTGCAGGCTCAGAAATTACCCCTAACATTTTTCTTTTCTGACACGTTTACAGCAGTTTCAATCATATAACGGTTACAATCATATAATTTCACGGGACTTTGACTATACTCTAAGTTTTTAAACTGCAATTAAATAATGCAATACCTTTAAGTCTGAAAATGACACTGTGCAAAATTACTGCGctttgtatcaaattcctctgtCATTTTAAAAGAGGTATCAACCCATTGCAAATAAATGCCTTGGTGAAAATAGCACTTAAAGGAATGTGACACAACGaccccgattttcaaaggaaattgcgggtgcgttgggggctgggggggggccgggggggggctgcaaaaatcgggaaaatcccgagggatgaggaagccggccccaacccgccaacttgcgggtttcccacagacgagcCTGTGTGTGCGCGCACGTCCCAAATGTGGAGATCccaagccggtgggatgatagttaaagaaccaaacgtACCtaatgaggtacttaaggtactttatttctgacgtagtagttaaaaaatgattttaaacttacctgggcagctttcccacgacttccgattcacgcctggtaaaaccaggggtgaagggccagatcaggcaaaaataaacaaaataaattaaatacaaaaaacattaaaaaaataaaccTACCCTGgatcgatgtccccctctccccccgatgactCTTTCTCCgaagtccctctcagcccccgatgtctccctctctgatcttcctctctctgccccccaccccccccacaccgatcttcagtgccctccactctctgctccagcgccggatgacgtctctcggggctgactcaggtgattggcattctagctagcataaattcggaagggttttgctaacgcacggagtgagggagcaatgagtagcagctatcgatggagtctggtttctacagagtctataattgggaatttggtgagtgaggggattcggtgcagtaaggggtgaggtgtatttgattagtcagcagagcgggggggagcgtaccgagagcggagaggagcgtaccgagagcggaggggagcgtaccgagagcggaggggagcgtaccgagagcggagaggagcgtaccgagagcggagaggagcgtaccgagagcgggggggggggggagcgtaccgagagcgggggggagcgtaccgagagcggagaggagcgtaccgagagcggagaggagcgtaccgagagcgggggggagtgtaccgagaggggaggggagcgtaccgagagcggggggggggagcgtaccgagagcggggggggggagcgtaccgagagcggggggggagcgtaccgagagcggagggggagcgtatcgagagcggaggggagcgtaccgagagcggagaggagcgtaccgagagcggggggggagcgtaccgagagcggaggggagcgtaccgagagcggagaggagcgtatcgagagcgggggggaacgtaccgagagcgggggggggagcgtaccgagagcggaggggagcgtaccgagagcggaggggagcgtaccgagagcggaggggagcgtaccgagagcggaggggagcgtaccgagagcggagaggagcgtaccgagagcgggggggagcgtaccgagagcggagggggagcgtatcgagagcgggggggagcgtaccgagaggggaggggagcgtatcgagagcggagggggagcgtaccgagagcgggggggagcgtaccgagagcggggggggggggggagcgtaccgagagcggagggggagtgtaccgagagcggagggggagcgtaccgagagcggagggggagcgtatcgagagcggagggggagtgtaccgagagcggggggtgggagcgtaccgagagcgggggggagcgtatcgagagcggagggggagcgtatcgagagcgggggggagcgtaccgagagcggggggtgggagcgtaccgagagcgggggggagcgtaccgagagcggagggggagcgtaccgagggcggggggagcgtaccgagagcgggggggagcggaccgagagcggagaggagcgtaccgagagcggagaggagcgtaccgagagcgggggggagcgtaccgagagcggagaggagcgtaccgagagcggaggggagcgtaccgagagcggggggggagcgtaccgagagcggggggggagcgtaccgagagcggagaggagcgtaccgagagcgggggggagcgtaccgagagcgggggggggggggggggagcgtaccgagagcgggggggagcgtaccgagagcggagaggagcgtaccgagagcgggggggagcgtaccgagagcgggggggggggggggggagcgtaccgagagcggagggggagcgtaccgagagcggagggggagcgtatc comes from the Heptranchias perlo isolate sHepPer1 chromosome 12, sHepPer1.hap1, whole genome shotgun sequence genome and includes:
- the LOC137327994 gene encoding leucine-rich repeat-containing protein 4C-like, with the protein product MLNKMTLHPQQMMIGPKFNRAILDPLFVLLLALQLLVVAGLVRAQTCPSVCSCSNQFSKVICTRRNLREVPDSISINTRYLNLQENGIQVIKADSFKHLRHLEILQLSKNHIRQIEVGAFNGLTNLNTLELFDNRLSTIPSGAFEYLSKLKELWLRNNPIESIPSYAFNRVPSLRRLDLGELKRLERISDRAFEGLSNLRYLNLGMCNLQEIPNLTPLIKLEELELSGNRLSLIRPGSFQGLTNLQKLWMMHAQIQVIERNAFDDLQSLIELNLAHNNLTLLPHDLFTPLHHLERVHLHHNPWSCNCDILWLSWWLKEIVPSNTTCCARCHTPPSLKGSYIGELDQNKFNCYAPVIVEAPTDLNLTEGMAAELKCRASTSMTSVSWITPNGTIMTHGAYKVRISVLNDGTLNFTNVTAQDTGLYTCLVSNSAGNTTASATLNVTATENSTFTYFTTVTVETMEPSVQVHTTDDKLRPTPFSDWDITFVTTSLTPRSTKSTEKTVTVAITDAGGNLMPGLDEVMKTTKIIIGCFVAITLMAAVMLIIFYKMRKQHHHQNHHAPTRTIEIINVDDDIAGSTAVESHLTMPAIEHEHMNHYNSYKAPFNHTTTVNTINSLHSSVHEPLLMRVNSKDNVQETQI